ACGCTGGTGGCCGGGGTCGGGCTGTGCGACACCTCGGCCGTGCAGGCGCTGGTCACCGAAGGTCCGGCCCGGGTGCGCGAGCTGGTGGCCCTGGGGGCCAATTTCGACCGCACCCCGGACGGTGAGATCGCCCTGACCCGCGAGGGCGGGCACCACCGCGACCGCATCGCCCACGCCGGTGGTGACGCCACCGGCGCCGAGATCTCCCGGGCGCTGATCGCGGCGCTGGAGGCGGTGCGCGACGACCCGGGCATCGAGGTGCTGGAGCACGCGCTGGTGCTCGACGTTCTCACTTCTCCGGACGGAAAGGCCTGCGGAGTAACCCTTCACGTCATCGGCGAGGGCAGCCGTGACGGGGTCGGCGCGGCCCTGGGCCGGGCCGTGGTGCTGGCCACCGGCGGCATCGGGCAGGTGTTCCAGTCGTCGACCAACCCGCGCGAGGCGACGGGCGACGGCATCGCGGCCGCGTTGCGGGCCGGCGCCGAGGTGGCCGACCTGGAGTTCGTGCAGTTCCACCCCACGGTGCTCTGGCTCGGCCAGAACGCGCGGGGTCAGCAGCCCTTGATCTCCGAGGCGGTGCGCGGCGAGGGCGCCCTGCTCGTCGATGTCAATGGCGTGCGTTTCATGCCCGGCGTGCACGAGATGGCCGAACTGGCCCCGCGTGACGTGGTGGCCAAGGCGATCGTGCGGCAGATGGCGGCGACCGGCTCCTCGCACGTCTACCTCGATGCCCGGCACCTGGGCCGGGACTTCCTCCGCCGGCGCTTCCCGACCATTGTGAACGCCCTGGCCGGGCACCGTTTCGACCCCGCCGAAGACCTCATCCCGGTGGCACCCGCCCAGCACTACCACTCCGGTGGCATCCGGGTCGACGCCGTCGGCCGCTCCAGCCTGCCCGGGCTCTACGCGGCGGGGGAGTGCTCCTGCACGGGGGTGCACGGGGCCAACCGCCTGGCCAGCAACTCGTTGCTGGAGGGTCTGGTGTTCGCCCACCGCATTGCGGACGATGTGAGCACCCGGGTCTCCTCGGGTGAGCTGACGCAGGTGGAGCCGTCGGCGAGGCCGGGTCCGGTCGGCCTGCTGCCGGCCACCGCCCGCACGAAGATCCAGCGGGCCGCGTCCTCGGGCCCGGGCGTGATCCGGACCGCCGCCGGTCTGGAGAAGGCGACGCAGGACCTTGCCCGATTGTCTTCCGGTGCGCCCGTGGAGATTCCGGAAGGCGCGCACAAGCTCGACGTCACCCACGGCACGGCGGAGTGGGAGACCATGAACCTGCACACGGTCGCCACCGCCCTGACCCGGTCGGCCGCGCTGCGCGAGGAGACCCGGGGTGGGCACTACCGGGAGGACTTCCCCTCGGCGTCGGCGGACTGGCTCGGGCGGCTGGTCTCCCGGGTGAATCCTGACGGGGAGCTGGAGACCCGGTTCGAATCTTTGGGGAGCACGTCGTGAGTAACTGGGAATCGCTCTGGCCCGCAGGGGTTTCGGAGAGGCTGGACGACGCGGGGCTGGACCCGGCGCGGGTCCGCTCGGTCGTGCGTGACGCCCTGGCGGAAGACCTGGGGATCGGCGGCGCGGTGGTCTCGGTGCCCGGCGCGGCCCCCGGTCACGACGTGACCAGCGAGTCCACGATCGGCGCGGACGTGCTCGGGCAGGCCCACGTGGTCGCTCGCACCGGCGGGGTGATCAGTGGAATGCCGCTGATCCCGGTGGTTCTCGCCGAGGTGGCGGGCTGGACGGGCCTGGCGGGGGTTTCTGCCGAGGTGCTGCGCGCCGACGGTGACGTGGTCGTGCGCGACGACGTGCTGGCCGTGCTGCGGGGACCGGTGCAGGTGTTGCTGATCGCCGAGCGCACCCTGCTCAACCTGGTCTGCCGCACCAGCGGTATCTCGACGCACACCCGTCTCTGGGCTCAGGAGCTGTCCGGCACCGGCGCCCAGGTGCTCGACACCCGGAAGACCACGCCCGGCCTGCGGATGCTCGAGAAGTACGCGGTGCGCTGCGGCGGCGGTACGAACAAGCGCATGGGTCTGTACGACGTCGCGATGGTGAAGGACAACCACAAGATCGCCGCCGGCTCGGTGGCCGGGGCCTACCGGGCCGTCCGTGAGCGGTTTCCCGCGGTGGCCGTGCAGGTCGAGGTCACGACTCCGGACGAAGCCGTTGAGGCGGTTCTCGCCGGGGCCCGGTTCCTCCTGTGCGACAACATGTCTCCCGCGGTACTGGCCGAGAGCGTGAAGGTGGCCAGGGCCGCGACCGACGAGAGGATCGAGATCGAGGCCACCGGTGGCCTGACGGTCGAGGTGGCGAACGAGTACGCGCGCACCGGGGTGGACTACCTGTCCGTGGGTGGGCTCACGCACTCGTCGCCGATCCTCGACCTCGCGATCGACCTGATCAGCGATTGATCAGTGAGAAGAATCAGGCCTTTTCGTCGAGCAGGCTCTCGTAGGTGTTGCGCAGCCACTCGGCGATCGCGACCCGCTCGTTGAACCGGGCGGTCGGGTCGGCGCGCTCGGCCTGGGGTGCGCGGACGGCCTCGGCAAAGGCCTTGGCCAGCGACGACACATCGGGGATGCCGGCCCGGTCGCAGGTGTAGGTCAGGGCCGAGCGCTGCGACGAGGCGTGACTGTTCGCCGGCATGATCGCCTGCGTGCCCAGGTCGTAACAGGCCTCCGGCCACAGCGAGTGCGAGCCGAAGAAGGGCGGTACGAGTGCGGCGTCGAGACCGAAGATGTTGTCCCACAGCTGGGAGTCGGTCATCGGTCGGTGGGCCCGTAGCGTGCCGCCGACACTGTTGACGATCCGGTCGATCTCGCGGATCGTGGCCGGGTCGTAACGGGTGGAGTCGGGGTCCAGCAGGTGGTCGTGGGCGAACAGCACGAGCCGCACGTCGGGCGTGCGCTTCGCGGCCTCGGCCAGTGCCGACACCACCTTGACCGGGTCGCTGGGCAACCGCAGGCTGCCCAGGTGCACACCGACGAGGTAGGGACCGCTCTGACCGCGGGCGGGGCGCTCGCGGCGCATCCGGACGAAGTCCACGGCGTGCGGGTGCGGCTGCACCTGTGCCGTCACCTTCCAGCGCTTGGCGATCTCCTTGGCGGCGGACTCGGTGAGCGTGACGACCTGGTCGGCCGCGGGGATCAGCACGTCGAGCTGGGCGGCGTAACCGGCCTCGTCCAGGCCGGTCGGGTCGCTCAGGTGGTAAGCGGTGACGATGAGCGGCCGGCCGGCGTCGCGGGTGGCCTGCACCGCCGCCTTCACGTGCTCGGCGCTCATCCGGGGGGCCAGCGCGTGCACGTGCACGATCTGCATGTCGCCGAGATGGGTCTGGAGCCAGGCCGGGTCGAACGCCGCGGGGGGCTTGGGGGCGGAGCCGGGCATCTGGACGGTGGGACGGTGAACACCGTCGACGCCCTCGGGGTGACCGAGGTGCCGGACGTAGACGCCGCGCCCGGGGAGCGCTGCGATCTTGATGATCGTGCGGCCTTCCCACTCGGGGGATGCACGACGTCGCTTACGGGATGGTGACACGGGCGCCTCTCGCGAGATATCGCTGGTAGCGGTGGCTGTGCGACTCGCGCCGGGGCTGGACGAGATGGTCACCATAACCTGATCAACTCCACTCAACGACCTGATGATCCGAAGACTGCGAGCGGAGGTGACTCCGCACATTTCCGCCGACTCGAGCCTGGCATCTGTGATCGCTTTCCGCGCGCTGAAGCCCGATGCTAGGGGCTCGACGGCCTCGCGCCGCTTTTTGGAAAGGACCTCACTTGACCATCCGCGAGTTCGGGAACGACCTGCTGACAAGCCTTCTCGAGTTCACCCGGCAATCCGTACCGGGTGCCGTAGGGGTCGGGCTCAGCGTGGCGATGGACAGCAAGGAAAACGAGGGCGCCCCCC
The Kineosporia sp. NBRC 101731 genome window above contains:
- a CDS encoding L-aspartate oxidase, with translation MSTQLATSLATPEIGWTTQADVIVVGSGIAGLTAALRLRRRVPRVLLVTKTVLDSGSTRWAQGGIAAALAPEDSPAEHLDDTLVAGVGLCDTSAVQALVTEGPARVRELVALGANFDRTPDGEIALTREGGHHRDRIAHAGGDATGAEISRALIAALEAVRDDPGIEVLEHALVLDVLTSPDGKACGVTLHVIGEGSRDGVGAALGRAVVLATGGIGQVFQSSTNPREATGDGIAAALRAGAEVADLEFVQFHPTVLWLGQNARGQQPLISEAVRGEGALLVDVNGVRFMPGVHEMAELAPRDVVAKAIVRQMAATGSSHVYLDARHLGRDFLRRRFPTIVNALAGHRFDPAEDLIPVAPAQHYHSGGIRVDAVGRSSLPGLYAAGECSCTGVHGANRLASNSLLEGLVFAHRIADDVSTRVSSGELTQVEPSARPGPVGLLPATARTKIQRAASSGPGVIRTAAGLEKATQDLARLSSGAPVEIPEGAHKLDVTHGTAEWETMNLHTVATALTRSAALREETRGGHYREDFPSASADWLGRLVSRVNPDGELETRFESLGSTS
- the nadC gene encoding carboxylating nicotinate-nucleotide diphosphorylase gives rise to the protein MSNWESLWPAGVSERLDDAGLDPARVRSVVRDALAEDLGIGGAVVSVPGAAPGHDVTSESTIGADVLGQAHVVARTGGVISGMPLIPVVLAEVAGWTGLAGVSAEVLRADGDVVVRDDVLAVLRGPVQVLLIAERTLLNLVCRTSGISTHTRLWAQELSGTGAQVLDTRKTTPGLRMLEKYAVRCGGGTNKRMGLYDVAMVKDNHKIAAGSVAGAYRAVRERFPAVAVQVEVTTPDEAVEAVLAGARFLLCDNMSPAVLAESVKVARAATDERIEIEATGGLTVEVANEYARTGVDYLSVGGLTHSSPILDLAIDLISD